The Sediminispirochaeta smaragdinae DSM 11293 genome has a segment encoding these proteins:
- a CDS encoding ketopantoate reductase family protein, with translation MTAIPRIYVIGSGSMGMPLAAFLSANDIQVIAVRTSVEGVSPTIESVTVELPAGKSLQANVKMVSLSEIECVDEGILLLTAKATANKYIADSLRTKFSKLPIVVMQNGIGVEQVYIDAGFPKIYRCVLYATGQTIQKHHYRFREVSESPIGIVKGDPGEAQAIIDQISTPTFRFRYVESIEREAWKKAIINAAFNSICPLINVDNGIFHRDKHVAMIAETIIDEASSVAAKIGIRFQKRELLDQLLLISQRSDGQLISTLQDINNGRETEIEFLNLEIARIGNGMSPPIDPRVTRILGEMILAKSKSTI, from the coding sequence TTGACTGCTATACCAAGAATTTACGTTATCGGATCCGGTTCCATGGGAATGCCTCTTGCGGCATTTTTATCCGCAAATGATATACAGGTGATCGCTGTCCGCACGAGTGTAGAGGGTGTCTCGCCGACTATCGAGAGCGTTACAGTCGAATTACCGGCCGGAAAATCCCTTCAGGCGAACGTCAAAATGGTTTCATTATCTGAGATCGAGTGCGTCGACGAAGGGATTCTTCTCCTCACTGCGAAGGCCACAGCAAATAAATATATTGCTGATTCATTGAGAACAAAATTTTCAAAGCTCCCAATAGTCGTGATGCAAAACGGAATTGGCGTAGAACAAGTATATATCGATGCGGGTTTCCCGAAAATTTATCGTTGTGTCCTATATGCAACAGGCCAAACCATACAAAAGCATCATTACCGATTTCGCGAAGTTTCAGAGTCTCCGATAGGTATCGTAAAAGGGGATCCAGGGGAAGCACAGGCTATTATCGATCAAATCTCAACACCGACCTTTCGCTTTCGTTACGTCGAAAGCATTGAAAGAGAGGCTTGGAAAAAGGCAATTATAAATGCGGCATTTAATTCGATCTGCCCACTAATCAATGTTGATAACGGTATTTTCCACCGAGATAAGCACGTCGCAATGATTGCCGAAACAATCATTGACGAAGCGAGCTCGGTTGCTGCAAAAATCGGAATTCGATTTCAGAAAAGAGAATTGCTCGATCAATTACTGCTCATCAGTCAGCGTTCCGATGGACAACTCATTTCAACACTTCAGGATATCAACAATGGGCGAGAGACCGAAATAGAGTTCCTAAATTTGGAGATTGCACGAATCGGAAATGGAATGTCTCCTCCGATCGACCCACGAGTCACACGGATTTTAGGAGAGATGATTTTAGCAAAATCTAAAAGCACTATTTGA
- a CDS encoding CDP-alcohol phosphatidyltransferase family protein codes for MNKITKNIPNILTISRIIVSPLIIILWNHKVLNTIVILYCVLTDIIDGYLARKLKIATKWGGKLDSLADVFFYLSLVVLILIYEPKILINYILLIGILITRITSVIICKVRNHEIYSIHTIGNKMTGVIVILGVFLYWVLNMKMITTVVFSLATLSAIEELLIFLIIRNPDINMKSLLNND; via the coding sequence ATGAACAAAATTACTAAGAACATACCCAATATCCTTACAATATCAAGAATTATAGTTTCCCCCTTAATAATTATTTTATGGAATCATAAAGTATTAAATACTATAGTAATTTTGTACTGTGTTTTAACAGATATTATCGATGGCTATTTAGCAAGAAAACTAAAAATAGCCACAAAATGGGGCGGGAAACTTGATTCTTTGGCCGATGTTTTTTTCTACTTATCGTTAGTTGTATTGATTCTGATTTATGAACCTAAAATACTAATTAACTATATACTCTTAATCGGTATTTTAATAACGCGAATAACATCAGTAATAATATGCAAAGTACGGAATCATGAAATATATAGTATTCATACAATAGGAAATAAGATGACGGGGGTAATTGTGATTTTGGGAGTTTTTTTATACTGGGTATTAAATATGAAAATGATAACGACGGTCGTTTTTTCACTGGCAACGCTTAGTGCAATTGAAGAATTACTAATCTTCCTAATAATAAGAAATCCTGATATAAATATGAAATCGTTGTTAAATAATGATTGA
- a CDS encoding type II toxin-antitoxin system VapC family toxin: MKHNQQLEQMWLLSIGCYVPDGTVRGAVEVKNYDAKRKKNSYISGINFWEIALKYSLGTLEFNGLNPEQISEVSMEAGYHVAELDYKVFASYYKLPKKENHKDPFDRMLIWQAIQNDYTLITKDEKIEQYVPDGLKVIVGT, translated from the coding sequence ATGAAACATAACCAGCAATTGGAGCAGATGTGGCTACTCTCAATTGGATGTTATGTCCCCGATGGTACAGTAAGGGGGGCTGTAGAAGTTAAAAATTATGATGCCAAAAGAAAGAAAAATAGTTATATATCTGGAATAAACTTCTGGGAGATAGCATTAAAATATTCATTAGGTACGTTAGAATTTAATGGGCTAAACCCTGAACAAATAAGTGAAGTATCAATGGAGGCAGGCTATCATGTAGCAGAATTAGATTACAAAGTATTTGCTTCATACTATAAGCTACCGAAAAAAGAGAATCATAAAGATCCATTTGATAGAATGCTAATATGGCAGGCAATACAAAATGATTATACATTAATAACAAAAGATGAGAAAATAGAGCAGTATGTACCTGATGGATTAAAAGTAATTGTTGGAACATAA
- a CDS encoding InlB B-repeat-containing protein: protein MRTQTRRFTGIIILAVVLGISGCKMPLANEPDGSTGGKQVTLTISTGTVNARTVTVQEGDINIASYKLTAVQGSTTLTETWADLANAQITLETGIWTFILQAFSGASESGEPTGDLLLQGTLTKTISEPTNLAFTMAPATTGTGNVEITITWPETITAVSTVSAKFGEDDYVTEDISSGTYTYTFTKSDVASTSSGILLTIGMMGARPGPSLITVNELVHVYDNLTSRKTIALSETDFNSAPEAPSDLTASREVMSTTVNLFWTDNSTNETAFEIQYSDDDGSNWNDLSTDVSPGATGYDDEGLTRGTTRSYRILAVNGFGASEYSDTAAVTVPWLVTFDKDSEDAVGAMDSEEAADDGTITLPVGTFSRDGYTFAGWTTDRESVMSWPKVPEYDDGESITMTENLNLYAVWWSQSMEMTSFIFRAADNAALSDDVEGVIDGTGIYVTLPPGTDRTDLTPTVTHAGRTCYISGLPNENAFDLSADFTDRVYYVVQAEDGNTTTYRAMVGLSHTLTYDDNGATDGTVPDPNSGFAVTAADNTGTLVRIPTAGTAEAFKFGGWNTAADGTGTSYQPGDIFTITEDITLYVNWVAFEVGDIGPASGYIFYAKSSFSDGWRYLEAAPASTEPSDYTGYKKWANSYTADIFVDETVIGTGQTNTAAIVTALDAQGETDYAAKHCDDLVVGGYDDWFLPSTDELRAMANDLYMDLGLGGFSTDSVYWSSSQCNTNKTYADYVNFANGSYGSGPKDAGMYGINVRAARMF, encoded by the coding sequence ATGAGAACACAGACTCGCCGGTTTACCGGCATCATCATACTGGCCGTAGTCTTGGGGATTTCCGGCTGTAAAATGCCTCTTGCCAATGAGCCCGACGGTTCCACCGGGGGCAAACAGGTCACTCTGACGATATCCACCGGAACGGTGAACGCCCGGACGGTGACTGTGCAGGAAGGCGATATTAACATCGCTTCCTACAAACTGACCGCCGTACAGGGGAGCACCACCCTTACCGAAACCTGGGCCGACCTTGCGAACGCACAGATCACCCTGGAGACGGGAATCTGGACTTTCATCCTCCAGGCTTTCAGTGGAGCATCCGAGTCGGGCGAACCAACTGGCGACCTGCTGCTGCAAGGAACGCTGACAAAAACTATAAGCGAACCGACGAACCTTGCCTTTACGATGGCACCCGCTACAACCGGCACGGGAAATGTGGAAATAACCATCACCTGGCCGGAGACAATAACAGCGGTCAGCACAGTTTCTGCAAAGTTTGGAGAGGATGATTATGTAACAGAGGATATCTCTTCCGGCACCTATACGTATACCTTTACAAAATCTGACGTAGCATCAACCTCTTCAGGCATACTGCTGACTATAGGCATGATGGGTGCCAGACCCGGCCCTTCCCTCATAACCGTGAACGAGCTGGTACACGTCTACGACAACCTCACCAGCCGCAAGACGATTGCCCTGTCGGAGACCGACTTCAACAGTGCCCCGGAGGCGCCCTCAGACCTGACTGCTTCGCGTGAGGTGATGAGCACCACGGTTAACCTTTTCTGGACGGACAACTCCACCAACGAGACAGCGTTCGAGATTCAGTACTCCGACGATGATGGAAGTAACTGGAACGATCTGAGTACCGACGTTTCGCCGGGAGCGACGGGGTACGATGACGAAGGCCTGACGCGGGGAACGACCCGCAGCTACCGGATATTGGCGGTAAACGGTTTCGGCGCGTCGGAATACTCCGACACCGCCGCCGTTACGGTGCCCTGGCTGGTGACCTTTGACAAGGACTCCGAAGATGCTGTCGGCGCCATGGACAGCGAGGAAGCGGCGGACGACGGAACAATAACCCTGCCTGTCGGCACCTTTAGCCGCGACGGCTATACCTTTGCCGGGTGGACCACCGACCGTGAGTCAGTCATGTCCTGGCCAAAAGTCCCGGAATACGACGACGGGGAAAGCATCACCATGACGGAGAACCTAAACCTCTACGCCGTGTGGTGGTCCCAGAGCATGGAAATGACCTCCTTTATCTTTAGAGCGGCGGACAACGCGGCATTGAGTGACGACGTGGAAGGTGTCATCGATGGAACAGGCATCTACGTAACCCTTCCCCCGGGAACGGACCGGACCGACCTGACCCCGACCGTAACCCATGCCGGAAGGACCTGCTACATTTCAGGGCTGCCGAATGAAAACGCGTTCGATCTCTCCGCGGATTTTACCGACAGAGTGTACTACGTTGTACAGGCCGAGGACGGAAATACGACCACCTACCGTGCAATGGTCGGATTATCCCATACCCTGACCTACGACGACAACGGAGCCACAGACGGAACCGTACCCGATCCCAACTCGGGATTTGCGGTAACCGCCGCAGATAACACCGGCACACTGGTCAGGATTCCCACTGCGGGAACAGCGGAGGCTTTCAAATTTGGGGGCTGGAACACAGCCGCCGACGGCACCGGCACCAGCTACCAGCCGGGGGATATCTTTACCATTACAGAGGACATCACTCTCTACGTTAACTGGGTTGCCTTTGAAGTGGGGGACATCGGTCCCGCCAGTGGATACATCTTCTACGCAAAGAGTAGCTTCTCCGACGGCTGGCGGTATCTGGAGGCGGCCCCCGCATCCACCGAGCCCTCAGATTACACAGGGTACAAAAAGTGGGCAAACAGCTATACCGCGGATATATTTGTGGACGAGACGGTTATAGGCACGGGCCAGACAAACACCGCCGCTATTGTGACCGCCCTGGACGCGCAGGGAGAAACCGACTACGCGGCGAAGCACTGCGACGACCTGGTCGTGGGCGGCTACGACGACTGGTTTTTACCCAGCACGGACGAATTGAGAGCCATGGCTAACGATCTGTACATGGATCTGGGGCTCGGGGGCTTTTCAACAGATTCTGTTTACTGGAGTTCCAGCCAGTGCAATACCAATAAAACCTATGCCGACTATGTAAATTTCGCCAACGGCAGCTATGGTTCGGGTCCAAAGGATGCTGGTATGTATGGTATCAATGTACGGGCGGCCCGGATGTTTTAG
- a CDS encoding helix-turn-helix domain-containing protein produces the protein MNTVLFIDNLVFFGGLLALLLALGQMVLKKKDSRNYLYALIMLLLAIYQFCISLHLFFDAMSWQHIFPYVHITSTLSVCMLIPLIYFYFRSLPELSFNFSKKLLFHFIPAAAAVIVLAILTARIGYPLDVTIAGRDYKGYIYKTVFTVRMVSVSTIVLEGVYLIAITRHYVSLYRDARADKRDKYVAVLSWGFLTLFFILSSGFLIAFFAAKYDNISGLYNLYTLRFMVITVFTFLYGYRYPFAMNIVNTETLRTYYARSQTDKLPIDAIVEGLEKMMAENKVFTDESLSIEKTADALGITSHQLSEILNTRLQKNFSTWLKEKRIAEARTLLIRKPGAKIIDISLDCGFNSLSTFNTAFRQITGCSPSAYRKQSGPDEAPRKRVHSRLPQASVKNNGDLGHP, from the coding sequence GTGAATACCGTACTCTTTATCGATAACCTTGTTTTTTTCGGGGGGCTCCTTGCACTACTGCTTGCCTTGGGGCAAATGGTGCTGAAGAAAAAAGACAGCAGGAATTATCTCTATGCCCTCATAATGCTGCTCCTGGCAATATACCAGTTCTGTATCTCTTTGCACCTTTTTTTCGATGCCATGTCCTGGCAGCATATATTTCCCTATGTTCATATAACAAGTACCCTTTCGGTATGCATGCTCATACCCCTGATCTATTTTTATTTCAGGTCACTTCCAGAATTATCTTTCAACTTTTCAAAGAAGCTGCTGTTTCATTTTATCCCGGCTGCGGCGGCAGTTATTGTCCTGGCTATTCTGACCGCCAGAATCGGGTATCCCCTGGATGTGACCATAGCTGGCCGGGACTACAAAGGGTATATATACAAAACCGTATTCACCGTGAGGATGGTTTCCGTTTCCACTATTGTGCTGGAGGGGGTATATCTGATCGCCATTACCCGGCACTATGTATCCCTGTACAGGGATGCCCGTGCAGACAAAAGGGACAAGTACGTGGCGGTTCTCTCATGGGGTTTTCTTACACTCTTTTTTATTCTTTCTTCCGGTTTTCTTATCGCTTTTTTTGCAGCCAAGTACGATAATATATCAGGTTTGTACAACCTCTATACCCTGCGTTTTATGGTTATTACCGTTTTTACGTTTCTGTACGGCTACCGCTATCCCTTTGCTATGAACATCGTCAACACGGAAACCCTGCGAACCTATTACGCCCGATCCCAGACCGATAAGCTGCCAATTGACGCCATTGTCGAAGGACTGGAAAAGATGATGGCCGAAAACAAAGTGTTTACCGATGAATCCCTGTCCATCGAAAAGACGGCTGACGCCCTGGGCATAACATCCCATCAGCTCTCGGAAATTCTCAACACCCGCCTGCAGAAAAATTTCAGTACCTGGCTGAAAGAAAAACGGATTGCCGAGGCCCGCACGCTTCTTATCAGAAAGCCGGGTGCGAAAATTATCGATATATCCCTGGACTGCGGTTTCAACTCCCTATCAACTTTCAACACAGCCTTCAGGCAGATAACGGGCTGCTCGCCCAGTGCATACCGGAAACAGTCCGGCCCCGATGAGGCTCCGAGAAAAAGAGTACATAGCCGCCTGCCCCAAGCGAGTGTAAAAAACAACGGCGACTTGGGTCACCCGTAA
- a CDS encoding DNA/RNA non-specific endonuclease, giving the protein MKRIITVVLCLFVLFPAVAFSENGDFIVYITKSGTKYHLDGCPSLRSSKIPITLSEAIAQGYEPCSRCNPPTLVSTDSQLTSTIGTSIDLEALALPYCRTPENIVHHTGYSLLYSEENEQAVWVAYVLTAEEVAGNFDRNDNFRADSDIVTGSASLSDYKGSGYDRGHLAPAADLKWSRASMNDSFYLSNMSPQAPGFNRGVWKKLEEWVREEATAERAVCVVTGPILTDGPYETIGGNGVTVPKRYYKVLLDW; this is encoded by the coding sequence ATGAAACGGATTATAACAGTAGTTCTTTGCCTTTTTGTTTTATTTCCTGCCGTTGCTTTCTCTGAGAATGGAGATTTTATAGTCTACATCACAAAATCGGGCACGAAGTATCACCTTGATGGTTGTCCATCTCTCCGAAGTTCAAAAATACCAATAACACTATCGGAAGCAATAGCACAGGGCTATGAACCATGTAGCAGGTGCAATCCTCCCACGCTTGTAAGCACTGATAGCCAGTTAACAAGTACCATAGGCACATCGATTGACCTTGAGGCTCTCGCACTTCCATACTGCAGGACTCCGGAGAATATAGTTCATCATACCGGTTATTCCCTTTTATACTCAGAGGAGAACGAGCAAGCGGTATGGGTTGCCTATGTTTTGACAGCGGAGGAGGTCGCCGGGAATTTCGATCGAAATGACAATTTCAGGGCCGATTCTGATATCGTAACCGGTTCGGCCTCATTATCCGATTATAAAGGTTCAGGATATGATCGAGGACATCTCGCCCCGGCCGCTGACCTTAAATGGTCCAGGGCATCGATGAACGACTCATTCTATCTATCAAACATGTCTCCTCAAGCTCCAGGCTTCAACCGAGGGGTATGGAAAAAGCTTGAGGAATGGGTTCGAGAGGAGGCCACAGCCGAGCGGGCCGTTTGCGTTGTTACCGGACCGATACTGACTGACGGACCGTATGAGACGATTGGAGGGAATGGTGTTACCGTACCTAAGAGGTACTACAAAGTCTTGCTTGATTGGTAG
- a CDS encoding GNAT family N-acetyltransferase, whose translation MNIDIRLEAQDDYKKVEELTREAFWNLYMPGCDEHYLCHILRDHKDFIKELDFVAEIDGKLIASIMYTRSFLLGDDNDKVEIVSFGPLCVHPEYQRKGIGTALIEKTRNVVENMNIPAIVIYGDPHNYCKHGFRNGIDYQVSNMDGEYPLGLLVLEIQSGFFGQKKWKIRQSDVFKYDPKDAIDFDKKFEEKEKRIQYSQEIFKIQIRSFLRETQLTIAST comes from the coding sequence ATGAATATTGACATTCGTTTAGAGGCCCAAGACGATTATAAAAAAGTTGAAGAACTTACACGAGAAGCGTTCTGGAATCTATATATGCCAGGATGTGATGAACACTATTTATGTCATATTTTGAGAGATCATAAAGACTTTATTAAAGAACTTGACTTTGTTGCTGAAATAGATGGGAAATTAATAGCTTCTATCATGTATACAAGATCATTTCTTTTGGGTGACGACAATGATAAAGTTGAAATCGTTTCATTTGGGCCTTTATGTGTTCATCCTGAATATCAGAGAAAGGGAATAGGTACTGCATTAATTGAAAAAACACGAAACGTAGTAGAAAACATGAATATTCCAGCAATTGTAATTTATGGAGATCCGCATAATTATTGTAAACATGGTTTTAGAAATGGTATTGATTATCAGGTAAGCAATATGGATGGAGAATATCCTTTAGGATTACTTGTTCTTGAGATTCAGTCTGGATTTTTTGGACAGAAAAAATGGAAAATTAGGCAAAGTGATGTTTTCAAATATGATCCAAAAGATGCCATAGATTTTGATAAGAAATTTGAGGAAAAAGAAAAGAGAATCCAGTACAGCCAAGAGATATTTAAAATCCAGATACGGTCTTTCTTGAGGGAGACCCAGCTAACAATCGCTTCGACCTGA
- a CDS encoding S-layer homology domain-containing protein, which produces MPMLIPIKKKRLVKLSLETGLMFFTLIALIVSCSHTERSRPVTMEGGPGGGPQGGPGGPPPQGVPHETVMVAQTLPEQVSSQYFSDLDARTASINAYVDYLYEKGILVGYATSYYPDQVLTRADLAVMLDAKFKYDGTAPGYTDVGKDTYYYQATMQGKAVGAFEDVDRFYPDKAVTREQAAVWIYLSERLNGMPKELVTKNVSKFGDSDDISKNAREAVATVVKLGILKADDAGNFNPNGIFTRAEIAPIMYRILCLGGSPRQDGPGPGRQGGPRDSGEPGQGPIPR; this is translated from the coding sequence ATGCCTATGTTAATTCCAATTAAGAAAAAAAGACTGGTAAAGTTGTCCCTTGAGACAGGTTTGATGTTTTTTACACTTATTGCTCTGATAGTAAGTTGTTCGCATACCGAACGATCCCGACCGGTCACCATGGAGGGAGGTCCCGGTGGTGGACCACAAGGAGGCCCGGGAGGCCCACCACCACAAGGAGTCCCTCATGAAACTGTAATGGTTGCTCAAACCTTACCTGAACAGGTTTCATCGCAATACTTCTCTGATCTGGATGCAAGAACTGCTTCAATCAATGCGTATGTCGATTATCTGTATGAAAAGGGTATCCTCGTTGGGTATGCAACCTCGTACTACCCTGATCAAGTTCTTACCCGTGCCGATTTGGCAGTTATGTTGGATGCAAAGTTCAAATATGATGGCACGGCCCCAGGGTATACCGATGTAGGAAAGGATACTTATTATTATCAGGCAACAATGCAAGGAAAGGCAGTCGGTGCATTTGAGGATGTCGACCGTTTTTATCCTGACAAAGCGGTTACCCGTGAACAGGCTGCAGTTTGGATCTATTTGAGTGAACGTTTAAACGGTATGCCGAAAGAGTTGGTGACGAAAAACGTTTCAAAATTTGGAGATTCGGATGATATATCGAAAAATGCACGGGAAGCAGTAGCGACTGTAGTAAAGCTTGGTATTTTGAAGGCCGATGATGCCGGGAATTTCAATCCAAATGGTATCTTCACAAGAGCGGAAATTGCTCCTATCATGTATCGTATATTATGTCTTGGAGGATCTCCCAGACAAGATGGTCCTGGGCCGGGCAGACAGGGCGGTCCAAGAGATTCGGGGGAACCAGGGCAGGGCCCTATACCCCGTTAA
- the map gene encoding type I methionyl aminopeptidase, which yields MKGVAVRNPSEIARLRLASRIVGEILSALEPIMVPGISTGKISLFCEKHLRRLSAQSASSLLGFPGTVCTSVNAVAVHGIPGDRILQAGDIVTVDLSLEIGGWFGDGAVTFGIGKVSPEVGRLLRVAKKATIAGITATRPGIDSLEIGRAVERYVDAMGMSVIADCLGHGIGRSLHEPPVIPFCSYKGKGFRLEEGMVFTIEPVVTLAASGLVEAGDGWSKLTSTGLPAAQWEHTVLVTQSGCEVLTVG from the coding sequence ATGAAAGGGGTTGCTGTTCGAAATCCCTCGGAAATTGCACGATTGCGCCTTGCTTCGAGAATCGTGGGAGAGATTCTCAGCGCTTTGGAGCCCATTATGGTCCCGGGCATAAGTACGGGAAAGATTTCGCTCTTCTGTGAGAAGCATTTGAGACGCCTAAGCGCTCAATCGGCTTCTTCCCTACTTGGTTTTCCAGGAACGGTCTGTACGTCGGTAAATGCAGTCGCCGTACACGGCATTCCTGGTGATCGGATTTTACAGGCGGGGGATATCGTGACAGTCGACCTTTCTCTTGAAATCGGCGGCTGGTTTGGTGATGGGGCCGTCACCTTCGGCATTGGAAAGGTATCTCCTGAGGTTGGGCGTCTTTTGCGGGTTGCAAAAAAGGCAACTATCGCTGGAATAACCGCGACACGTCCCGGGATAGATAGTCTTGAGATTGGAAGGGCCGTGGAACGCTATGTCGATGCAATGGGCATGTCCGTCATTGCCGACTGTCTGGGCCATGGTATCGGCCGTAGCCTTCACGAACCTCCCGTTATCCCCTTTTGCAGCTATAAAGGAAAGGGCTTCCGTCTTGAAGAAGGGATGGTATTTACGATTGAACCTGTGGTCACTCTTGCCGCCTCTGGTTTGGTAGAAGCGGGAGACGGCTGGAGCAAGCTCACCTCCACAGGCCTTCCTGCTGCTCAGTGGGAGCATACCGTTCTCGTGACCCAAAGCGGCTGCGAGGTCTTGACGGTAGGGTAA
- a CDS encoding transposase, which translates to MWCNLSRYERTEARADTRAGYYTRKLDTSAGRVDLNMPKLRNLPFETAIVERYKRRKASVEESLIER; encoded by the coding sequence ATCTGGTGCAATCTATCCCGTTACGAAAGAACAGAAGCAAGAGCCGATACCCGTGCCGGGTATTACACCAGGAAGCTCGATACTTCTGCCGGTCGTGTAGATCTAAACATGCCCAAACTAAGAAATCTTCCCTTTGAAACGGCAATTGTCGAACGCTACAAACGTCGCAAAGCTTCAGTCGAAGAATCCCTTATCGAGAGGTAG
- a CDS encoding ATP-binding protein yields the protein MKRTGGFGLGLYLVRKIVIAHDGFVELESGVGRGTLVRISMPQISR from the coding sequence ATAAAGCGGACAGGTGGCTTTGGGTTAGGCCTTTATCTTGTCAGAAAAATAGTTATTGCACACGACGGGTTTGTCGAACTGGAAAGTGGGGTGGGTAGGGGGACGCTGGTTCGCATTAGCATGCCGCAGATAAGCCGTTGA
- a CDS encoding DUF1284 domain-containing protein, whose amino-acid sequence MLRLRPHHILDIVRNIGNERPIVPHEYGHLLHKVTNKIITDVNVKCMLVIGTDDICGPCRMLTKEGRCLDILHQLERQTSKQEYNDNLDKRIMTFLNIEPNSVLKISNYLSSIKQNMNEIVDICTHPKEDKEYRRNGLIKGLKILKIE is encoded by the coding sequence ATGCTGAGATTGAGACCTCATCATATTCTTGATATCGTAAGAAACATTGGAAATGAACGACCGATAGTCCCACATGAGTATGGCCATTTGCTACACAAGGTAACCAATAAAATAATTACAGATGTTAATGTGAAATGCATGTTAGTAATTGGGACCGATGATATTTGTGGTCCCTGTAGAATGCTAACCAAAGAAGGAAGATGTTTAGATATTCTTCATCAACTTGAAAGGCAAACTTCAAAACAAGAATATAATGATAATTTAGATAAACGGATCATGACTTTCCTAAATATAGAGCCTAATTCAGTTCTTAAAATTAGTAATTATCTATCATCAATAAAGCAAAACATGAATGAAATAGTAGATATCTGTACACACCCTAAAGAAGATAAAGAATACAGGAGAAATGGATTAATAAAAGGACTGAAAATATTGAAAATTGAATAA
- a CDS encoding InlB B-repeat-containing protein: MKRTEMIRKSAIVAAAAVLALLVFIGCSNGTTDSVRPAETYTVTYNANGADSGTVPTDGGTYIAGDEVTVLGNTGGLALNGYAFSGWNTAADDSGTSTYLEGATFTMGTGDVTLYATWSQNVHTLSFDANGGSGTMAVQTVAEEATVTLPVNTFTYEGYTFVGWATGAGRRAAYTDEEEFTMGTADVTLYAVWTPTTYTIIYTLNGGTNSASNPATYTIESATITLADPSGTDYTFGGWYSDSVFEAQVTGIPAGSTGSRAFYAKWTPQGTVTTTLKEEEQITVTGTGTGDSGLAGTVGATLTIGVNGSDIYASYQWYRDGQMLDGATGQTLEITLTTPGNYTFTVVVTNDDGNGFSESVIVTVTNSTTDPDEDA, translated from the coding sequence ATGAAGAGAACAGAGATGATAAGGAAAAGTGCCATAGTCGCGGCGGCGGCCGTTCTGGCCCTGCTGGTTTTTATAGGCTGTTCCAACGGGACAACGGATTCGGTGAGGCCGGCAGAGACCTACACCGTCACCTACAACGCCAATGGAGCGGACTCGGGGACGGTTCCCACGGACGGCGGCACGTACATTGCGGGCGACGAGGTGACGGTCCTGGGCAACACCGGAGGGCTTGCCCTGAACGGCTACGCCTTTAGCGGCTGGAACACGGCAGCCGACGACAGCGGGACGTCGACCTACCTGGAGGGCGCAACCTTCACCATGGGAACGGGGGATGTGACACTCTACGCGACTTGGTCGCAGAACGTACACACCCTGAGCTTCGACGCGAACGGCGGCAGCGGAACCATGGCAGTCCAGACAGTGGCCGAGGAAGCAACGGTAACGCTACCGGTGAACACCTTTACCTATGAGGGCTACACCTTTGTCGGGTGGGCCACAGGCGCCGGGAGAAGAGCGGCCTATACCGACGAGGAGGAGTTCACCATGGGCACGGCGGATGTAACCCTATACGCGGTATGGACGCCCACCACGTACACCATCATCTATACGCTGAACGGTGGGACAAATAGCGCCTCCAATCCAGCGACTTATACCATTGAAAGCGCCACCATCACCCTGGCCGATCCGTCCGGAACAGACTACACCTTCGGCGGTTGGTACAGCGACTCAGTCTTCGAGGCGCAAGTTACCGGCATACCCGCCGGTTCCACCGGATCCAGAGCGTTCTACGCCAAATGGACGCCCCAAGGCACCGTTACCACAACACTGAAAGAAGAGGAGCAGATTACCGTTACCGGGACTGGAACCGGAGACTCGGGCCTGGCCGGGACAGTGGGAGCCACCCTGACCATAGGCGTTAACGGCAGCGACATATACGCCTCGTACCAGTGGTACAGGGACGGACAGATGTTGGACGGTGCGACCGGCCAGACCCTGGAAATAACACTAACTACTCCAGGGAATTATACCTTTACCGTGGTGGTGACAAACGACGATGGAAACGGGTTCTCGGAAAGTGTAATTGTCACCGTAACCAACAGCACAACAGATCCGGATGAGGATGCATAA